In a genomic window of Streptomyces roseoviridis:
- a CDS encoding TVP38/TMEM64 family protein: MTPSVRLGLLVVILAAAAGSLLLWSPQRVLSQGLTSDTPPVWAGIVFVFVFAIGTLAFFPKPVLNVAAGVLFGAPEGLLLAVAGTTLGAVLAFVLGRGLGRAALQPFLKGKVLLALDRRLTQQGFRSVFLLRVVPGVPFPAVNFAAAFSGVRLRSFTAATALGVLPGTAAYVVAGASASSPSSPAFLISVGVMVALTALTAVSIWRSRRAIGTPAAESLA; encoded by the coding sequence ATGACACCGTCCGTTCGGCTGGGTCTGCTCGTCGTGATCCTGGCAGCGGCGGCCGGTTCCCTGCTCCTGTGGAGCCCCCAGCGCGTGCTGTCGCAGGGGTTGACCTCTGACACCCCGCCCGTCTGGGCGGGTATCGTTTTCGTGTTTGTGTTCGCGATCGGCACCCTGGCGTTCTTCCCGAAGCCGGTGCTGAACGTCGCGGCCGGGGTCCTCTTCGGTGCCCCGGAGGGGTTGCTGCTGGCCGTGGCGGGGACGACCCTCGGTGCTGTCCTCGCGTTCGTGCTCGGCCGAGGGCTCGGCCGTGCAGCGCTCCAGCCGTTTCTGAAGGGAAAGGTGCTGCTAGCCCTGGACCGGCGGCTCACCCAGCAGGGCTTCCGCAGTGTGTTCCTGCTGCGTGTCGTACCCGGCGTTCCATTCCCGGCGGTCAACTTCGCCGCCGCCTTCTCCGGTGTACGGCTGCGCTCCTTCACCGCCGCTACGGCGCTGGGCGTGCTGCCCGGTACGGCTGCCTACGTGGTCGCGGGGGCCTCCGCCTCGTCGCCGAGCTCGCCGGCCTTCCTGATCTCCGTCGGAGTCATGGTCGCGCTGACGGCGCTCACCGCCGTCTCGATCTGGCGGTCCCGGCGTGCCATCGGCACGCCGGCTGCCGAGAGCTTGGCCTGA